The genomic segment CTTGACCAGGATTAGCCATCTTTACCGGCAGTTGACAATAGCTTACTGCTATCAGCTAACCGTTAATAAACATGATCTAAGCTTCCAGACAGCAAACTTAACTGCTTAGCCAAATCACTTAAAGTCCGGAGTTTGCACCGATAGAAATGACAGCTAGCTagagtttttctcttttattttttttaaacatcggCGGAAATGACCGTTGCTACACAGTAACCTTAATATCCGAAATCAGGTCATTTTGCTGATGGGCTAAACTCTCAGTTAATATGTCCTCAACTATTAAAACCAAATGAGTAGCATCCCCTGTTACTCAGTACTAGTGAGGAGAAGTCATGTACCTTTACTAAAAGGTGAAAATTCAGTACTGCCATGAAATACTTAGTGCGTTAGTTTAACGTTATGTCAGTTTAACTTCACCAGGATTAGCTATCTTTACCGGCCGTTGACAATAGCTTACTGCTATCAGTTAACCGTTAATACGCATAATCTAAGCTCGTGCGCAGAAGAACATAACGTCAACTGCCCAGAGGTTGACATTAACtgacagctaacgttagccttaACGCTAGATGTCAGTTAACATCAACTGCCCAGCGGTTGACGTTAACTTATAGCTAGCCTTAACTCTAATGGTCAGTTAACGTCAACTGGCCAGCGGTTGGAGATTACTCCTCCGTTGTCGACCAGGCAGGCAGTTTACAGTCACTTTAATGTCTTACCTGCATCCTCATGTTTGTATAAAACTTCAGCATCTTCTGTTCGTGCACTTGGCCATCGCTCAGTAGTACCCTGGATCCGTACCTTCACCACTTCATTGGTTTAATTGCAGGCTGCGAAACGGCTTGAAATGTGCATTGCGCCCCCTACTGTACCGGCTGTGCATGATATCATGGCGAATTTAGTATGCagttattattaataattattaatCCCATTTGTTAAGCTACTGACAAACGTTAAAGTACTGGGACCTAACAATTAATGAATGTCAAAtacataaatagataaatacatacatacaaacatacatacatacatacatgagTAAGTATGTTATGGTATTTTCAATGTTTTACTCAATTATTGTTGCCTcctaaaattgtatttttgtctgtgttgtgttgcagaatGGCATTTTCCAAAACCTTTGGCCCCTGCACAGGCCCCTATAACCGCCTGCCCACAATGACCATCAAGGTCATCGCTGTGAAGGAGGTAGTTCGAGTGCAGAACTGGGATTTCAAAGAGGGGGATGTTATCCCAACCACTACACATAAAAATGCAGTGGCTGCCATTAGTGATGGAAAGTCAGTGCTAAAATTCACTATCTTTGAAGACCTGGCAAAACAGGTTGAGGAGGGGAAATCCTACATCGTAAAAAACTACGGTTTGAGCAAATACGGCTCTGGGCCGCGCTCAGTGCTGAGCAGAAAGAACACCGCCATGTACTTTTGTGCCCCGGTTACTGTTTCATCTCAGCTGGAGGAAGAAGGCAGGCGGATGTTATCCCCACCCTCGATCTCTGTGCCGATAAAGAATCTCCAGGCTGACCTTCAGCACTTCCTAACAGTGGAGGGGTCGATAACATCAGTGAGTTGCAAGAATTACTCCCCTCAATATTTCTTGCCAACATTGCAAAAAAATTAAGCGACTAAAAGATGAACAACATAAGTGCCATTCACAGAAGCCTACATATAACTACATAGTTTTTAAACAGTCTAGATATGTTGTAAAATACATCACATACATCTGAACACACAAcctaaaaaacatttatttttttttgcatctatATTACACTATAGAGAGGTGCCTAATAGAACCTTGGAGGTTTTGATGCCATTTTTTatgatcatttttttctgtacacTTAGTTGGAGCCGGTCCAAAAACATTTCGGGGCCCGTGGGGAGGTGCTGCCGATGAGGACGGTCAGGATAAAGGAGGTAGGGAACTATTAAAGTAATGCATTTCTTTAAGATATGaaagaaatacaataaagtCAGTCAAGCTGACAACACATTTTCCAGGCATTACATTTCAGGGATCAGTGGTGCTTATGCTGTCAATTTTATAACTGCAGGGAGAGGCAGAAGTCACGGTGGTCCTATGGAGAGAAGCAGTGATCCCAAAATTGACCATTGGCATTCCCGTTAAAATAAGCCATCTGAAACCTAGCCGATCGCAGTATGACTATCGACTGCAATCCTCAAGTTTTACTGAGATTGAAGTGAGTAAATTACTTTTTATTGTATGATGATGTTTCTactacagacaaacacagatgtttGCATGGCCATCTGTGTTTGTCGCAGAATGTTAATTATTCAATATCAGTAGGCATACAGTACAGGTTTCCATAGCATCACAGCTTGCACACACCCATTATAAGTCATAATCTATAATCATTTTGTCAACCTGCAATTGTATTACACATTGGTGATTGGTGTGTCATGAGATTTACTGAATTTTAGACATgtaaactaaaaaaacattttttttggtaATAGGTCGTCACTGGAGCAAAAGAAATTGCCGTGAAGGGCATCAGAATGGTCCCAGGAGGGATGGAGATAATAGACGACACTGACACAGAATGGTTAATCTCAACGGATGTCTGGGGGCAATCGTTTCCCCAGGACCACTTCATGCTCCCAGACAGGGTTATGGTCTCCTATGAGAATGGCCAAATAACACGCGTTTTGAAGATGGAGACctaatgccccccccccccccccgttatGGTTTGTTTATGGTAATAGTGGTAATATggtaattaattgattattattactttagtaTATAgtgaaatgttaatgttaaattcTAGATTCATTAATtgctttgttatttattatatttaaatcAATTTCTAATGTAAATAGTTCATGTGTAGACCTAAtgccatccccccccccccaccccccttcgTTATGGTTTATTTATGGCAATGGTGGTAATatggtaattaattaattattattagtttagtatgttgtgaaatgttaatgttaaatttTAGATCATTAATTgcttttgtatttattaaattTAAATCAATTTGTAGTGTAAATagttcatgtgtgtttgttaattATATATACAATGTTCTGTGTTCAATAAATTTGGTGTAAATAGTGAAATCAGTTTAAATAGTTTGTTTCAACAACTGTTTGGAGGTAAAATGCACTTTGGACAGGTAAGAAGCACACTGGCCACAAGCATCAGGTCCTGAGGGCAGAGGAGCTGTCCATTTTGCTCTTGATAGCTGGATAGATAGAagaattattttgttacagcagcagtagtggatccgcaaataaaacaatttgtaCGTAACATACATAgaaggcaatatatacatagtgtatatatacagtgcacagtgtgctataaacactaaacaataataatatatacaacaaaacaaaatatgcaaaatatactataacaataataatatataaaacaaaaccagagagaccagagttttttgtcaggcagaggtgagagagttattgtataatgtgatggcttgtggcaggaaagatttcctgtatgtattactacgacagcgaagctgaagcagccttctgaataaggtgctccgctgtctgaccagtgtgagttggagagggtggagaggattatccatgatggagtATTAAGAAATGTTAAAGTgagtgttagtgtgtgtgtgtgtgtgtgtgtgtgtgtgtgtgcatttgtgtttatgtgagtgtgtgcttaagcatggctttatatgtgtgtatgtgtgtgtgtgtctgtacatgtgTAACAAAAGCAGCCGATGGAATATGAAaagatgttacagtgagaatgaatcaaatactctgactgagaaattcaataaatctcaatatatcgatgattaaaacatttaattatttgaatggagttcctggcttgaatgaaagaaaaaagataatcattagatatagtttaaatgttgggaaatatactgtgtgtgtgcatttgtgtgaatgtgagtgtgtgcttaagcatggctttatatatgtgtgtgtgtgtgtgtgtgtctgtacatgtgTGGTCATGTGTGTATGCTTTGGCATGCATatttgtctgcatgtgtgtgtgtgtgtgcctgtgcgtttgtgtacatgtgagtgtgtgttaaagcatggctttatatgtgtgtgtgtgtgtgtctgtacatgtgtgcatgctGAAACATGCATATctgactgcatttgtgtgtgtgtgtgtgtgtgtgtttgtgtctttcaaactgactcattgataaatctgtctcCCTGTATTGGCCCAGTTGATCTGGGTTGCCACGGTGATGGTAACCAGGTTGGTCCTGGTAACGGACTGTGagagctgatttaacagtgatttcagctgaggctcacctcacattatcatacttctctctgcaaaacagtaaCTGCTATCACTAAAATGATGATATGGTCGAAACTATGAGAGTCTTTTGAGCATTCTGTgaattttttgtgtgtctgtggtcagaaatgtgtcttgttgagcagtttagaaaagtgaATGTGTTCATCTGAATCTAGATaatttttcctctcattttaatGGGACTCTATGCGGCAGTTGGTCGGTGTTCCTGTCAGTGAAATGCCCACTGAGCCAAAAGTTTTTTGAGATCGACTGTAGGCACCAGCACGAGTGTACCTACaatctggtgtttttatttttctgctggaGTGAACATTGTGGAAATGGTGGCGAGTTGAAGACAAGATTTTCTGAATAAATCGCAGCTcctgctcactctgtcagttggcccctGCACTCTGGCTGTGAGCATTCCACCCCATACACACCAAtgcaaaaatctcaaagtgGCTGAAAAGTTTCCAATGTTTGAAGTGCGACTGTGCAAAAAGTATGAATGCTGTGACAAAGATGAATTCAGGGGAGAAAGTCCTAATCTTTGTGAACGTTTAacagtttgaatggagtttTAATGTGGACGTATGAATGATTAGATTAGCtttgaaaatgcatgaaaaagtgtgaaaattgaAGATTTTTGAAGATTCCGTCATCTgcttgaatgggaaaaaaaggccGAAAAACGTCTAATATTTCtgaaattatgaatgatatcAATTAGAAAAATAGACGTGGTTGATTCCCAATTGAGATgaatattctgtgtttgaatggagtGAATCCGTTGAAAAATGTGGAAGGAGTTAAGGTCTGAAATTTCTGACCCGGAAGatataataataactagaaacatttgcatttcctacgaaaatacagtgtgaatgctaaaagctgaagtgatttcggaaatctgctgaatgtcctgccgaaaatgcataaaactataagttGAATGGTtgggaatttgcagaaaaagctgaattttcaaaagctgaaaaggcagaaagacaTTAAAAGTAATAGGGTTCAATGGGCTaacaaaggtgaacattttgatagctgaacagtttctctagctgaacatgaagttgtatgtttgaaggagttgaaaaggcagaaacgtgaatatctaaaaaggctaaaaagctgtagagtaacagggctgaaagagcttaaaaaggtgatagaaggcaaaaaggtgaaaagttaaaggctgatgaggaccaaaaaagtttaaaaatgtgaaaaaggatgaaaagctgtagagtaagagggctggaagacgttaaaaaggtgaaaacatgtgaaaagctgtaaagtaagagggctggaagaggtcaaaaaggtgaataaaggatgaaaagctgtagagtaagagggctggaagaggttaaaaaggtgaaaaaaggatgaaaaggtaaaaagatgtagagtaagagggttggaagaggttaaaaaggtaaaaagaatatgaaaatctgtagattaagagggctggaagaggtcaaaaaggtgagaaaaggatgaaaaggtaaaaaaagtttaagggtgaaagagctcaaataggtgagaaaaggatgtaaggtaaaaagatgtagagtaagagggcttgaagaggttaaacaggtgaaaaaagaatgaaaaaggtgaaaaggtttaagggtgtaagagctcaaataggtgagaaaaggatgaacaggtaaaaagatgtagagtaagagggttggaagaggttaaaaaggtgacaagaatattaaaatctgtagattaagagggctggaagaggttaaaaaggtgaaaaaaggatgaaaaggtgaaaaagttcaagggtgtaagagctcaaataggtgagaaaaggatgaacaggtaaagagatgtagagtaagagggttggaagaggttaaaaatgtgaaaagaatatgaaaatatgtagagtaagagggctggaagaggttaaaaaggtgaaagaaggatgaaaaggtaaagaagtttaagggtgcatgagctcaaataggtgagaaaaggatgaaaaggtaaaaagatgcagagtaagagggttggaagatgttaaaaagttgaaaagaatatgaaaatctgtagagtaagaggcctggaagaggttaaaaggtgaaaacatatgaacagctgtagagtaagagggcggaatgagcttaaaaaggtgaaaaaaagactgaaaaggccaaaaagttgtagagtaagagggcagaaagaggttaaacaggtgaaaaaaggctgacaggtgagaagttaaaggcataaagaggttaaaatggctgcagacatgctgcagcaggagcagaaacacagacgaaaatgtccccataaggaatgaatgggagaatgcctcccaaactcctgcgattcttgagaaaactgttatagttatcggcaaaacatattacatgttgagtaacaggagacattgctgaacgcacccatgttatttttatttctgtagagtgcataatgagggcacaggagcgagagacaaaacatgtaccgcctgcgatcctccagaaattttggctcaaaattaacattgcggcttatggggaacattcaggagtgcttgtcgctctcgggcttctaaatccaaaaccgtaagtcctacagctgaaatgagaccatcagctgaaacccaacaagatttcctacatttatatgcctatattgtctatgtcaagtacaagatgtgggatccaaatcaagctgaagcaaaaaaaaatcccgttttcggagctgctcctcactctggggtgcggcagttgatgatgtcacgcactctagctcacgcaatacacacccattataaactcagaagacgggcttaaaatccttaaaactaaaactgcgaccatttcaaaaccgtacaagatttttaaaaactgaatacaaggtcaatagttcaaggttttgtgattcatttaaagtttgaatggtgtctctcgctcaacgtatgagtaacaagaagaggttgaaagtcgatgagttttgaagaggatttgaagcttttcccatctgctgcaatgttaaattttttttggaaaaagctgaatagctgaaaaagttgaaaagttgaaaagttgaaaagcatagGGTTGAAAGggttgaaaaagctgaacatttgaatgtttgaatggtttgaatagctgaacgtatgctgaagttatagcagaatgaaatttgaaaaaatccccataagaatgaatggggaaaattttgcattaaaagcttaat from the Sparus aurata chromosome 4, fSpaAur1.1, whole genome shotgun sequence genome contains:
- the LOC115579694 gene encoding uncharacterized protein LOC115579694 isoform X1, with product MAFSKTFGPCTGPYNRLPTMTIKVIAVKEVVRVQNWDFKEGDVIPTTTHKNAVAAISDGKSVLKFTIFEDLAKQVEEGKSYIVKNYGLSKYGSGPRSVLSRKNTAMYFCAPVTVSSQLEEEGRRMLSPPSISVPIKNLQADLQHFLTVEGSITSLEPVQKHFGARGEVLPMRTVRIKEGEAEVTVVLWREAVIPKLTIGIPVKISHLKPSRSQYDYRLQSSSFTEIEVVTGAKEIAVKGIRMVPGGMEIIDDTDTEWLISTDVWGQSFPQDHFMLPDRVMVSYENGQITRVLKMET
- the LOC115579694 gene encoding uncharacterized protein LOC115579694 isoform X2, with the protein product MAFSKTFGPCTGPYNRLPTMTIKVIAVKEVVRVQNWDFKEGDVIPTTTHKNAVAAISDGKSVLKFTIFEDLAKQVEEGKSYIVKNYGLSKYGSGPRSVLSRKNTAMYFCAPVTVSSQLEEEGRRMLSPPSISVPIKNLQADLQHFLTLEPVQKHFGARGEVLPMRTVRIKEGEAEVTVVLWREAVIPKLTIGIPVKISHLKPSRSQYDYRLQSSSFTEIEVVTGAKEIAVKGIRMVPGGMEIIDDTDTEWLISTDVWGQSFPQDHFMLPDRVMVSYENGQITRVLKMET